From a single Sander vitreus isolate 19-12246 chromosome 2, sanVit1, whole genome shotgun sequence genomic region:
- the nthl1 gene encoding endonuclease III-like protein 1 isoform X1, translating into MIQVRCSSSTRGYVVQCFTMSSPYFMQRSVITRSGGQNAGCVPADSLRSKLTNRSVDPVSSVAVKVEEEEARIFEQRPSSAPFSTGSCHPKTETDTLPLSSHSRRRKQLKVEYDKDESVTPVKIEHWESPDWKKQLECIREMRSSRDAPVDNMGAKTCYDTEAPAHVRRFQVLVSLMLSSQTKDQVTAAAMQKLRAHGCTVENILATNDEALGKLIYPVGFWRTKVKYLKLTSAMLQKEFGGDIPDSVEGLVRLPGVGPKMAHLAMDIAWDQVSGIGVDTHVHRISNRLGWLKKPTKNPEETRKALEEWLPRELWSEINWLLVGFGQQVCLPVNPLCSVCLNQHSCPSTHKISPTKRPKAGSPRSPNPTSSFTTKTEPEQESSVKHEKTKKEPLPAPVSPTAQRRRLKSKVKH; encoded by the exons ATGATTCAAGtccgctgcagcagcagcacgagGGGCTATGTAGTCCAGTGTTTTACTATGTCTTCTCCTTATTTCATGCAGAGGTCTGTTATCACTCGGAGTGGTGGTCAAAATGCTGGCTGTGTACCTGCGGACTCTCTCAGGTCTAAACTTACCAACAGAAGTGTGGATCCAGTTTCCTCTGTGGCCGtgaaggtggaggaggaggaggcgagGATCTTTGAGCAaagaccctcctctgcccccTTTTCAACGG GCAGTTGCCATCCAAAAACAGAAACGGACACTTTACCGTTGTCTTCACATAGCcgcaggaggaaacagctaaAAGTGGAATATGACAAGGATGAAAGTGTTACGCCGGTGAAGATAGAACACTGGGAATCTCCCGACTGGAAGAAACAGTTAGAATGCATCCGTGAGATGAGGAGCAGCCGTGATGCACCTGTAGATAACATGGGAGCCAAGACATGCTACGACACAGAGGCTCCTGCGCAT GTGAGACGTTTCCAGGTGTTGGTTTCACTCATGCTGTCCAGTCAGACCAAGGACCAGGTGACAGCCGCAGCCATGCAGAAGCTCCGAGCTCACGGCTGCACTGTAGAAAATATACTCGCTACTAATGATGAAGCACTGGGAAAACTCATCTACCCTGTCGGTTTCTGGAGG ACTAAGGTGAAGTATCTGAAACTGACATCGGCCATGCTGCAGAAAGAATTCGGAGGGGACATCCCAGATAGCGTGGAGGGGCTGGTTCGCCTTCCAGGAGTTGGACCTAAGATGGCTCACTTGGCTATGGACATCGCCTGGGACCAAGTGTCCGGCATTG GCGTGGACACACATGTGCATCGTATCTCTAATCGGCTCGGCTGGCTCAAGAAACCAACCAAGAACCCGGAAGAAACGCGCAAGGCCCTGGAGGAATGGTTACCCAG GGAGCTGTGGAGTGAGATCAACTGGCTTCTCGTGGGTTTCGGACAGCAGGTTTGTCTCCCTGtcaaccctctctgctctgtgtgtctgaacCAGCACAGCTGTCCATCCACCCACAAAATCTCTCCAACAAAGAGGCCTAAAGCTGGATCCCCACGGTCTCCAAATCCAACCTCTTCCTttacaacaaaaactgaaccaGAACAAGAATCTTCTGTTAAACACGAGAAGACAAAGAAGGAGCCACTGCCCGCACCTGTTTCCCCCACCGCACAGAGAAGGAGGCTAAAAAGCAAGGTTAAACATTGA
- the nherf2 gene encoding NHERF family PDZ scaffold protein 2, whose translation MESELRPRLCFLTKGERGYGFHLHGERNKGGQFIRKVEPGSSSDLAGLRPGDRVVEVNGENVENESHHQVVERIREVEHRTRLLVIDRDTDDYFRSRGLACTEDLAIEMGTLSPQPSPRSTPSNSPLPRENSPLSPKPNHTHSFSPPAADVSTHTATQVNDKRSLLTSSTATDTELQVQPSPQSAVELLPRLCHLVKGENGYGFNLHSDKKKGGQFVRSVDPGSAAVSADIRPGDRLVEVNGVNIEGLKHSEVVLLIRAGGEEVRLLVVDQETDKLFHRLGITPNTSHVKDLHLDESVTESAPPTPSPTTELPTTDPPIINVTLTDSPITNTSPKSWVNGSSASHSSISSTTQSEISSSDMSIQVPNEDNRCGSDPFVDSGLRLSPTAAEAKQKALASRNKKRAPVMDWNKKHEIFSSF comes from the exons ATGGAGAGCGAGCTGAGACCCAGGCTCTGTTTCCTGACCAAGGGAGAGCGCGGCTATGGGTTTCACCTGCACGGTGAGAGGAATAAAGGCGGACAGTTCATCCGCAAAGTGGAGCCCGGCTCCTCTTCTGATCTGGCCGGGCTGCGACCAGGAGACCGGGTGGTGGAGGTGAACGGGGAGAATGTGGAGAACGAAAGCCACCATCAA GTGGTGGAACGTATCCGTGAGGTGGAGCACCGCACCAGGCTGCTGGTGATcgacagagacacagatgaCTACTTCCGCAGCCGTGGACTGGCCTGCACCGAGGACCTGGCCATTGAAATGGGAACCCTCTCCCCGCAGCCTTCGCCCCGGTCCACCCCTTCTAACTCTCCCTTACCCAGAGAGAACTCACCCCTGTCACCCaaaccaaaccacacacactcattttcCCCTCCTGCTGCAGAcgtgtccacacacacagccacacaagtTAATGACAAGAGATCCTTATTGACATCAAGTACAGCGACAGACACAGAG CTACAGGTGCAGCCCTCACCACAGTCGGCAGTTGAGCTCCTTCCCCGTCTGTGTCACCTGGTGAAGGGGGAGAACGGCTACGGCTTCAACCTGCACAGCGATAAGAAAAAGGGTGGACAGTTTGTGCGTTCAGTGGACCCCGGCTCAGCCGCTGTGAGTGCAGACATCAGGCCTGGAGACAGACTTGTGGAG GTGAATGGAGTGAACATAGAGGGCCTGAAGCACTCAGAGGTGGTGCTACTCATTAGAGCAGGAGGTGAGGAAGTGCGCCTCCTAGTGGTCGATCAGGAGACGGACAAGCTCTTCCACAGACTGGGGATCACACCCAATACCAGCCATGTTAAAG ATCTTCATCTGGATGAATCAGTCACAGAAAGCGCCCCACCCACCCCCTCTCCCACCACTGAACTCCCCACCACAGATCCACCAATAATAAACGTCACGCTGACAGACTCCCCGATCACAAATACGTCTCCAAAATCCTGGGTCAATGGGAGCTCAGCATCTCATTCCTCGATAAGTTCCACCACCCAATCAGAGATCAGTAGCTCGGACATGAGCATCCAG GTCCCTAATGAGGACAACAGGTGTGGTTCGGACCCTTTCGTGGACAGTGGCCTCCGTCTGAGTCCCACAGCCGCTGAGGCTAAACAAAAGGCCCTAGCCAGCCGCAACAAGAAGAGAGCACCTGTTATGGACTGGAATAAGAAACATGAGATCTTCAGCAGCTTCTGA
- the nthl1 gene encoding endonuclease III-like protein 1 isoform X2, whose product MRSSRDAPVDNMGAKTCYDTEAPAHVRRFQVLVSLMLSSQTKDQVTAAAMQKLRAHGCTVENILATNDEALGKLIYPVGFWRTKVKYLKLTSAMLQKEFGGDIPDSVEGLVRLPGVGPKMAHLAMDIAWDQVSGIGVDTHVHRISNRLGWLKKPTKNPEETRKALEEWLPRELWSEINWLLVGFGQQVCLPVNPLCSVCLNQHSCPSTHKISPTKRPKAGSPRSPNPTSSFTTKTEPEQESSVKHEKTKKEPLPAPVSPTAQRRRLKSKVKH is encoded by the exons ATGAGGAGCAGCCGTGATGCACCTGTAGATAACATGGGAGCCAAGACATGCTACGACACAGAGGCTCCTGCGCAT GTGAGACGTTTCCAGGTGTTGGTTTCACTCATGCTGTCCAGTCAGACCAAGGACCAGGTGACAGCCGCAGCCATGCAGAAGCTCCGAGCTCACGGCTGCACTGTAGAAAATATACTCGCTACTAATGATGAAGCACTGGGAAAACTCATCTACCCTGTCGGTTTCTGGAGG ACTAAGGTGAAGTATCTGAAACTGACATCGGCCATGCTGCAGAAAGAATTCGGAGGGGACATCCCAGATAGCGTGGAGGGGCTGGTTCGCCTTCCAGGAGTTGGACCTAAGATGGCTCACTTGGCTATGGACATCGCCTGGGACCAAGTGTCCGGCATTG GCGTGGACACACATGTGCATCGTATCTCTAATCGGCTCGGCTGGCTCAAGAAACCAACCAAGAACCCGGAAGAAACGCGCAAGGCCCTGGAGGAATGGTTACCCAG GGAGCTGTGGAGTGAGATCAACTGGCTTCTCGTGGGTTTCGGACAGCAGGTTTGTCTCCCTGtcaaccctctctgctctgtgtgtctgaacCAGCACAGCTGTCCATCCACCCACAAAATCTCTCCAACAAAGAGGCCTAAAGCTGGATCCCCACGGTCTCCAAATCCAACCTCTTCCTttacaacaaaaactgaaccaGAACAAGAATCTTCTGTTAAACACGAGAAGACAAAGAAGGAGCCACTGCCCGCACCTGTTTCCCCCACCGCACAGAGAAGGAGGCTAAAAAGCAAGGTTAAACATTGA